From a single Arachis hypogaea cultivar Tifrunner chromosome 3, arahy.Tifrunner.gnm2.J5K5, whole genome shotgun sequence genomic region:
- the LOC112734025 gene encoding putative pentatricopeptide repeat-containing protein At5g40405, with the protein MNVIESVTNIAKHPTISLIKRSTSLKELKQIHAQLLLNGTLNNPHFHAQFLATIALHNPINLPYTTTTHLLRHPHNHPNLFALNSIIRAYSKGPTPHYSFHFYNHHILRNNLSPDNYTFNFMIRTCAQLLAHDSSTCLHAAVIKHGFDNDPHVQTGLIFMYAELGCLGSCYGVFRRVLRPDLVCQTAMLHASAKLGDVDFARKMFDEMPRRDYIAWNAMIAGYAQCGRSREALELFRAMQVEGVRLNEVSMVLVLSACTQLGALDQGRWAHAYVERSKLRITVSLGTALVDMYAKCGDIHKAMEVFWEMKERNVYTWSSAIGGLAMNGLGHESLHLFSIMKKDGLVQPNEVTFISVLRGCSVVGLVEEGRRHLESMRCLYGIEPQLEHYGLMVDLYGRSGLLNEALEFINTMPMKPHVGAWSALLHACRMHRNKEIGELALNKILELECKNDGAYVLLSNIYADYKNWESVISLRQKMKAKGVTKLPGCSVIEVDGEAHEFIVGDKSHPRYDEIELKVEEVSRCLRNAGYVTNTNSVLFDIEEEEKEVAVSRHSERLAIAFGLISLKEGIPIRVVMNLRICWDCHEVAKMISKLFYREIIVRDRNRFHHFEDGQCSCKGYW; encoded by the coding sequence ATGAACGTTATTGAGAGTGTAACAAACATTGCAAAGCACCCAACAATCTCACTCATAAAACGAAGCACCAGCCTGAAAGAACTCAAACAAATTCACGCACAGTTACTCCTCAACGGCACACTCAACAACCCACACTTCCACGCCCAGTTCCTTGCCACCATTGCCCTCCACAACCCAATTAACCTCCCTTACACCACCACCACCCACCTCCTCCGCCACCCTCACAACCACCCCAACCTCTTCGCCCTCAACTCCATCATCAGGGCATATTCCAAGGGCCCCACACCACACTACAGTTTCCATTTCTATAACCACCACATCCTCCGCAACAACCTCTCCCCCGACAACTACACTTTCAACTTCATGATCCGCACGTGCGCACAGCTACTTGCTCATGACTCTAGCACGTGCCTTCATGCTGCTGTTATAAAACACGGCTTCGACAATGACCCGCACGTGCAAACCGGGTTGATATTCATGTACGCTGAATTGGGGTGTCTTGGCTCTTGCTATGGAGTTTTTAGACGTGTTTTGAGGCCTGATTTGGTTTGCCAAACTGCAATGCTTCATGCTTCTGCGAAACTTGGGGACGTTGACTTTGCACGGaagatgtttgatgaaatgcctcgGAGAGATTACATTGCTTGGAACGCCATGATTGCAGGGTATGCGCAATGTGGGAGGTCGAGGGAGGCGTTGGAGTTGTTCCGGGCGATGCAAGTGGAGGGTGTGAGGCTCAATGAGGTGTCCATGGTTTTGGTGTTGAGTGCTTGCACCCAATTGGGGGCATTGGATCAGGGAAGATGGGCACATGCTTATGTTGAGAGGAGCAAGCTTAGGATCACGGTGTCGCTTGGGACTGCTCTTGTTGACATGTATGCGAAATGTGGAGACATTCATAAGGCCATGGAAGTGTTTTGGGAAATGAAGGAGAGGAATGTTTACACTTGGAGTAGTGCCATTGGTGGGTTAGCCATGAATGGACTTGGCCATGAGAGTCTTCATCTTTTCTCCATCATGAAAAAAGATGGCCTAGTTCAGCCAAATGAAGTTACCTTCATTTCAGTGTTACGAGGTTGCTCTGTGGTTGGATTGGTGGAGGAAGGGCGAAGACATTTGGAGTCGATGAGGTGTTTGTACGGAATTGAGCCTCAGCTTGAACATTATGGCTTGATGGTTGATTTGTACGGTCGATCAGGGCTACTCaatgaagctctagaattcatcAATACCATGCCTATGAAGCCTCATGTAGGAGCGTGGAGTGCGTTGCTCCACGCTTGTAGGATGCACAGGAACAAGGAGATTGGTGAGCTTGCATTGAACAAGATTTTGGAACTGGAGTGCAAGAATGATGGTGCATATGTCCTTTTATCAAATATATATGCTGATTACAAGAATTGGGAAAGTGTTATTAGTTTGAGGCAGAAAATGAAGGCCAAAGGTGTGACTAAGCTACCTGGTTGTAGTGTCATAGAGGTTGATGGTGAGGCTCATGAGTTCATTGTTGGGGACAAGTCTCACCCCAGATATGATGAGATAGAATTGAAGGTAGAAGAGGTTTCTAGGTGTCTGAGAAATGCAGGGTATGTGACAAACACAAACTCTGTGCTTTTTGatatagaagaagaggagaaagaggtTGCTGTGAGTAGGCATAGTGAGAGGTTAGCCATTGCATTTGGGTTGATTAGTTTGAAGGAAGGCATTCCAATTAGGGTGGTTATGAATCTTAGAATTTGTTGGGATTGCCATGAAGTAGCAAAAATGATATCCAAACTTTTTTATAGAGAAATTATTGTGAGGGACAGAAACAGGTTTCATCATTTTGAAGATGGTCAATGCTCTTGTAAGGGGTATTGGTGA
- the LOC112735543 gene encoding uncharacterized protein → MADTTRDEDRIEEDNLKGVRNVILLEEADISKGINACSNSLYGRLFASKTFSIGTMGNALKAIWGNPEGFSVSDKGDNSFQFFFNKEVDVLRVERGSPWLFKDYVLHVKRWKEDQICDEEIISNFPVWVQFWGLPESFKTLEVGRKLGENMGTVLEVGKFQMRGRETRIVKAKINIDATRQVRDQLIVAGPNKKEVEVALRYERLGKFCTYCAKLGHEVKNCHDLLKDTESEMVKEDNIGEWVKASQVGTRIYSEGERTFNNSTQNQNKATQRKKKPVLNCLLEEFAGMSMQEGKQSLKPQDTGNRAAPESPQSANSRTECMEVIIAGQSNTKEDEGQLMQFAIGECLTTEKGRKWKRLARQGAAESDTKSEPKKRLMSGIAEVTTKKARTDDENAVEQMVEGASLQMAPKVEAKLRVCGYENWHIVNPAGVAGGLVLAWKDNISVQIISSGEFFVAGKIKEVGSSEVWAFIGVHLSCLEQIRSLQFEELITMSQHMEGKVVIASDFNAITSQAEKEGGGQKSATTIATFTNFIDSNELVDIGMVGHPFTWTNRRQGEDLVKERLDRYLVGMEWKLKFPNAVVHRLTESGSDHAPILMETEPQSWHSKRRFKYQERWCGEEDVKRIISEVWRMEVVGSAMFSLAQKLKVCRHRLVQWQKTHKANSRKEIEDLQAKLEELRVAGINGGEEVTSLEEKLELTYLKEESYWREKSRIKWLKEGDQNTRFFHQKFQSRMRRNRIWRLVGRDNEIASKPEDIAKVAEDYFCDIFTSSCSADPNPYLEDLESKVTASMNRRLQRSVTMDEVKRATFSVHAQSAPGDDEFTAKFFHFFWDIVGGDVFKAVRSFFHSGRILKSFNHTQICLIPKVPDASDMTQSAPNTSQSILELLETYEGFSGQKVNLNKSAIFFSHNTPQNTRLAVAQTLNIEHIGAQDKYLGLPSIVQKSKKATFGAIKDKVQKRIMGWKRSILSSGGRHTLLRAVGEAIPIYTLSCFKLPDTLLTEIHSMLSQFWWGQKGAERRMVWIKWDTMTRPKKDGGLGIKDLRAQNLALLGKQCWRLMKYPNSTISRMLKSKYFRYTDFLHAEIGSVPSWGWRSVLEGRKVIEKGLLWKIGSGTNVRIFQDPWLPPPVPLNVPQNALTIPPNMQVYYIDTVIAHQVGNDEDINRLNETSPYTGAANFEVSCVLFV, encoded by the exons ATGGCTGACACAACGAGGGATGAAGATCGGATCGAGGAAGACAACCTGAAAGGAGTTAGGAATGTGATTCTACTGGAAGAGGCAGACATATCAAAAGGTATTAACGCTTGCTCCAATAGTCTCTATGGCAGACTCTTTGCTTCCAAAACCTTCTCAATTGGAACCATGGGGAATGCTTTAAAGGCTATATGGGGAAACCCGGAAGGATTTAGCGTGAGTGACAAAGGGGATAATTCCTTccaattcttttttaataaagaagtgGATGTCTTGCGTGTTGAACGTGGTTCTCCATGGCTATTCAAAGATTATGTGCTCCATGTCAAGAGATGGAAGGAAGATCAGATCTGTGATGAAGAGATTATTTCCAATTTTCCAGTTTGGGTTCAATTTTGGGGTTTGCCAGAATCGTTTAAAACCCTCGAAGTTGGACGTAAATTGGGAGAGAATATGGGCACAGTGTTGGAGGTAGGTAAATTTCAGATGCGAGGCAGAGAAACTAGGATTGTGAAAGCCAAAATCAATATCGATGCTACCAGGCAAGTGAGAGATCAGTTAATAGTGGCAGGACCTAATAAAAAGGAGGTAGAAGTGGCACTGCGCTATGAGAGACTTGGAAAGTTCTGTACCTATTGTGCAAAATTGGGGCACGAGGTGAAAAACTGCCATGATCTGCTGAAGGACACAGAGAGTGAGATGGTAAAAGAGGATAACATTGGCGAATGGGTTAAAGCTAGCCAAGTGGGAACGCGAATCTACTCTGAAGGAGAAAgaacattcaacaactcaacCCAAAACCAGAATAAGGCCACTCAACGTAAGAAAAAACCGGTCTTAAACTGCTTATTGGAAGAATTTGCAGGGATGTCAATGCAAGAAGGGAAACAAAGTTTGAAACCACAAGACACTGGTAACAGGGCAGCACCTGAGTCACCTCAATCAGCCAATTCTAGAACAGAATGCATGGAGGTTATCATAGCTGGTCAGTCCAATACCAAGGAGGATGAAGGGCAGCTTATGCAATTCGCTATTGGGGAGTGTCTCACCACAGAAAAAGGTAGGAAGTGGAAAAGGTTAGCAAGACAAGGTGCTGCAGAGTCAGATACTAAAAGTGAACCCAAAAAAAGGTTGATGAGTGGTATAGCTGAAGTAACTACAAAGAAAGCAAGAACAGATGATGAAAATGCAGTTGAACAGatggtggagggtgccagcctaCAAATGGCACCCAAG GTGGAAGCAAAACTTCGGGTATGCGGCTACGAAAACTGGCATATTGTTAACCCGGCAGGAGTGGCAGGAGGACTTGTGCTAGCTTGGAAGGACAACATTAGTGTTCAAATTATTAGCAGTGGAGAATTTTTTGTGGCAGGCAAAATTAAGGAAGTCGGAAGCAGTGAGGTATGGGCGTTCATTGGTGTCCATTTGAGTTGTTTAGAACAAATTCGATCCTTACAGTTTGAGGAGCTTATAACAATGAGCCAACACATGGAAGGAAAAGTGGTAATAGCAAGCGATTTTAATGCTATAACAAGCCAAGCGGAAAAGGAGGGTGGAGGCCAAAAATCAGCAACCACCATTGCAACATTCACTAATTTTATTGACAGTAACGAATTGGTGGATATTGGAATGGTGGGGCACCCTTTCACGTGGACAAATCGAAGACAAGGAGAGGATTTGGTGAAGGAGAGGCTTGACCGCTATTTAGTTGGGATGGAATGGAAGTTGAAGTTTCCGAATGCAGTAGTGCACAGGCTCACAGAATCAGGCTCGGATCATGCTCCAATTTTGATGGAAACCGAACCTCAATCCTGGCATAGTAAAAGGCGGTTTAAATACCAGGAACGTTGGTGTGGAGAAGAGGATGTCAAGAGAATTATCAGTGAAGTGTGGAGAATGGAAGTTGTAGGCTCGGCTATGTTCTCCTTGGCCCAAAAGTTGAAAGTTTGTAGACATAGACTAGTTCAATGGCAGAAAACTCACAAAGCAAACTCCCGGAAAGAAATTGAGGACCTTCAAGCTAAACTAGAGGAGTTGCGGGTGGCTGGAATCAATGGGGGAGAGGAGGTTACCAGTTTGGAAGAGAAGTTGGAGCTgacatatttgaaagaagagagctATTGGCGAGAAAAATCTAGAATCAAGTGGCTAAAAGAAGGAGATCAGAATACTAGATTCTTTCACCAGAAATTTCAATCAAGGATGCGAAGGAACAGAATTTGGAGATTAGTGGGGAGGGACAATGAGATTGCATCGAAACCGGAGGATATTGCAAAGGTAGCTGAGGACTACTTTTGcgatatttttacttcttcttgTTCGGCTGATCCGAATCCATACTTAGAGGATTTGGAGTCTAAGGTTACAGCTTCCATGAACCGTAGGCTCCAAAGGTCAGTAACTATGGACGAGGTCAAAAGAGCTACATTTAGTGTTCATGCTCAGAGTGCTCCTGGTGATGACGAGTTTACAGCtaagttttttcactttttctgggaTATAGTTGGAGGTGACGTTTTTAAGGCAGTGAGAAGTTTCTTTCACAGTGGCAGAATTTTAAAAAGCTTCAATCATactcaaatttgtttgattccaaaggTGCCAGATGCCAGTGACATGACTCAG AGCGCACCTAATACAAGCCAAAGCATTCTAGAATTGCTAGAGACCTATGAGGGTTTTAGTGGGCAAAAAGTCAATTTGAATAAGTCGGCTATCTTTTTCAGTCACAACACTCCTCAGAACACAAGACTAGCAGTTGCTCAGACACTAAATATTGAACATATCGGAGCACAAGACAAATACCTGGGACTGccctctatagttcaaaaatcaaagaaagcaaccTTTGGAGCTATCAAGGATAAAGTTCAGAAGAGAATTATGGGTTGGAAAAGAAGTATATTGTCATCAGGTGGCAGGCACACGCTATTGAGAGCGGTGGGAGAGgcgattcctatttatacactctcttgttTCAAGCTCCCGGACACGCTGTTGACTGAGATTCATAGCATGCTCTCGCAATTTTGGTGGGGTCAAAAAGGCGCAGAACGAAGAATGGTTTGGATTAAATGGGACACAATGACGAGACCAAAGAAAGATGGAGGGCTGGGGATCAAGGATCTAAGGGCGCAAAATTTGGCTTTATTGGGCAAGCAATGTTGGCGTCTAATGAAATACCCTAATTCTACTATATCAAGAATGCTCAAATCTAAATATTTCAGATATACAGATTTCCTACATGCAGAGATAGGAAGCGTACCGTCGTGGGGTTGGAGAAGTGTTCTTGAAGGGCGCAAGGTGATCGAGAAAGGCTTGTTATGGAAAATAGGCTCTGGCACTAATGTTCGCATCTTCCAAGACCCCTGGCTCCCACCACCAGTGCCCCTTAATGTCCCTCAAAATGCACTCACAATCCCGCCAAATATGCAAGTGTATTAC ATTGATACGGTGATAGCGCATCAGGTGGGGAACGATGAAGACATCAACAGGCTGAACGAGACGTCGCCTTACACCGGAGCGGCCAACTTCGAGGTTAGTTGTGTTCTGTTTGTTTAA
- the LOC112734023 gene encoding homeobox-leucine zipper protein HAT5 — translation MEEAINQLYAPHLRQHNQTLFHPSQPSFQGSKSVVNFESVSVSGSEIRNGPLLLEDNTFGADDEDYDCCLQQQGSSSYKKKRLRSDQVEFLEKSFEVDNKLEPERKFQLAKQIGLHPRQVAIWFQNRRARFKTKRIEKDFAALKQSFDTLQQQYDLLLRDNLNLQQQVDSLKKRVIPREEEGLDDGVNSKHIIEEVGVNMISKVEDATTTNSSKSDVLDSDSPNYTDGNHSSSPHHDFSSHHQQHNNNNNLLKTLSFLPKIEDDDDHDNTCNFGLPVVDEDQAFDFWSY, via the exons ATGGAAGAGGCTATCAACCAACTCTATGCTCCTCATCTCCGCCAACATAATCAAACCCTTTTTCACCCCTCTCAACCTTCTTTCCAAG GATCAAAATCAGTGGTGAACTTCGAGAGTGTTAGTGTTAGTGGCAGCGAGATCAGAAATGGGCCCTTGTTATTGGAAGACAACACTTTTGGCGCTGATGATGAAGACTATGACTGTTGCTTGCAGCAACAAGGTAGCAGCAGTTACAAGAAGAAGAGGCTGAGAAGCGACCAAGTTGAGTTTCTGGAGAAGAGTTTCGAGGTGGACAACAAGCTTGAACCCGAAAGAAAGTTCCAACTCGCAAAGCAGATTGGCTTGCATCCAAGGCAAGTTGCCATATGGTTCCAGAATCGAAGAGCAAGGTTCAAGACCAAGCGAATTGAGAAAGATTTTGCTGCATTGAAACAAAGCTTTGATACCCTTCAACAACAATATGATCTTCTCCTTCGTGACAATCTCAACTTACAACAGCAG GTTGATTCATTGAAGAAGAGAGTAATTCCCAGAGAAGAAGAAGGTTTGGATGATGGTGTGAATTCAAAGCATATAATAGAGGAGGTGGGTGTGAATATGATCTCCAAAGTGGAAGATGCCACAACCACCAATTCATCAAAAAGCGATGTGCTTGATTCTGATAGCCCAAACTACACTGATGGAAACCATTCCTCCTCACCTCATCATGATTTCTCTTCTCATCATCAACaacataataacaataacaacctCTTGAAAACCCTCTCTTTCTTACCAAAgattgaagatgatgatgatcatgacaACACTTGCAATTTTGGGCTCCCTGTTGTTGATGAAGATCAAGCCTTTGATTTTTGGTCTTACTGA